The following are encoded in a window of Halorarum salinum genomic DNA:
- a CDS encoding mechanosensitive ion channel domain-containing protein, whose protein sequence is MIDAVPARVWLAVGVLALGAVLSYLVIAVNRRILQGAGVPEAIEGTAFERTAREFGTTTVTIIARLTGYFIFILSVLVALTVADVSFISEFWNRVAVFLPRLFIAALVLIVGVVVGDKAELFVEERLRGVKLPQTSVLPLAAKYSVFYIAALVALGQINVDTGALVVLLGTYALAVVLFSALAFRDLLASGAAGLFLLLNQPYGIGDRVRIGDTEGIVQEVDVFVTHVETDGEEYVVPNRRALTDGIVRVRDQ, encoded by the coding sequence ATGATCGACGCGGTCCCGGCGCGCGTCTGGCTCGCGGTCGGGGTTCTCGCGCTGGGCGCAGTGCTCAGCTACCTCGTCATCGCCGTGAACCGGCGGATCCTCCAGGGCGCCGGCGTCCCGGAGGCGATCGAGGGCACCGCCTTCGAGCGGACCGCGAGGGAGTTCGGCACCACGACGGTCACCATCATCGCCCGACTCACCGGCTACTTCATCTTCATCCTCTCGGTGCTGGTCGCGCTGACGGTCGCGGACGTGAGCTTCATCTCGGAGTTCTGGAACCGCGTCGCCGTCTTCCTCCCGCGGCTGTTCATCGCGGCGCTCGTGCTCATCGTCGGCGTCGTCGTCGGCGACAAGGCGGAACTGTTCGTCGAGGAGCGACTCCGCGGCGTGAAGCTCCCGCAGACGAGCGTCCTCCCGCTGGCCGCCAAGTACAGCGTCTTCTACATCGCCGCCCTCGTCGCGCTCGGCCAGATCAACGTCGACACGGGCGCGCTCGTCGTGCTACTGGGCACGTACGCGCTCGCCGTGGTCCTGTTCTCGGCGCTCGCGTTCCGCGACCTGCTCGCCTCCGGGGCGGCCGGCCTGTTCCTCCTCTTGAACCAGCCGTACGGCATCGGGGACCGCGTCCGCATCGGGGACACCGAGGGGATCGTCCAGGAGGTCGACGTGTTCGTCACGCACGTCGAGACCGACGGCGAGGAGTACGTCGTCCCGAACCGCCGGGCGCTCACGGACGGCATCGTCCGCGTCAGGGACCAGTAA
- a CDS encoding acyltransferase produces the protein MERHATPGPRNSLWHWTEAKSYPRVASNYVLTWLIRTSGSLRRKNWLLRRLGATVEENVSWGLEATPDVFWPERITLRENAIVGYDATILCHEFLQDEYRVGDVVVGERAMIGAGAVILPGVHVGADAQVAANSLVADDVPPGETVAGVPAEPVVRE, from the coding sequence CTGGAGCGGCACGCGACGCCCGGGCCGCGCAACTCGCTGTGGCACTGGACCGAGGCGAAGTCGTACCCCCGCGTCGCGTCGAACTACGTCCTCACCTGGCTCATCAGGACGTCGGGGAGCCTTCGCCGGAAGAACTGGCTGCTCCGGCGCCTCGGCGCCACGGTCGAGGAGAACGTCTCGTGGGGGCTGGAGGCGACCCCCGACGTCTTCTGGCCCGAGCGGATCACGCTGAGGGAGAACGCCATCGTCGGCTACGACGCGACCATCCTCTGTCACGAGTTCCTGCAGGACGAGTACCGCGTCGGCGACGTCGTCGTCGGCGAACGGGCGATGATCGGCGCCGGGGCGGTGATCCTCCCCGGCGTGCACGTCGGCGCGGACGCGCAGGTCGCCGCGAACTCGCTGGTCGCCGACGACGTACCGCCCGGCGAGACGGTCGCGGGCGTGCCGGCGGAACCGGTTGTACGGGAGTAG
- the dacZ gene encoding diadenylate cyclase DacZ, translating to MSPPADLLSDLVADVDETFLFSPTGSMYDRFLEADEPVVVVAAGNEHDAERYVELPLSFENVRDRIRFGVEGAMDKDYVEDGDTVACAVGVLDEAIDAVIRTTVSASMHSGIYDLFANSRADPNVIRDVFDVAIELGKKGQKGKPVGALFVVGDAGKVMNKSRPLSYNPFEKSHVHVGDPIVNVMLKEFSRLDGAFVISDSGKIVSAYRYLEPAAEGVDIPKGLGARHMAAGAITRDTNSIAIVLSESDGLVRAFKGGKLLLELDPEEY from the coding sequence ATGTCTCCTCCCGCCGACCTGCTGTCCGACCTGGTGGCGGACGTCGACGAAACCTTCCTCTTCTCGCCGACCGGTTCCATGTACGACCGGTTCCTCGAGGCCGACGAGCCGGTCGTCGTGGTCGCCGCCGGAAACGAACACGACGCCGAGCGGTACGTCGAGTTGCCGCTCTCGTTCGAGAACGTCCGCGACCGGATCCGGTTCGGCGTCGAGGGCGCGATGGACAAGGACTACGTCGAGGACGGCGACACGGTCGCCTGCGCGGTGGGCGTCCTGGACGAGGCCATCGACGCCGTCATCCGGACGACCGTCTCCGCGTCGATGCACTCGGGCATCTACGACCTGTTCGCCAACTCGCGGGCGGACCCGAACGTCATCCGCGACGTGTTCGACGTCGCCATCGAACTCGGGAAGAAGGGCCAGAAGGGCAAGCCGGTCGGCGCGCTGTTCGTCGTCGGCGACGCGGGGAAGGTGATGAACAAGTCCCGCCCGCTCTCGTACAACCCGTTCGAGAAGTCCCACGTCCACGTCGGCGACCCCATCGTGAACGTGATGTTGAAGGAGTTCTCGCGGCTCGACGGCGCGTTCGTCATCAGCGACTCGGGCAAGATCGTCTCGGCGTACCGCTACCTCGAACCCGCCGCCGAGGGCGTCGACATCCCGAAGGGACTCGGCGCCCGGCACATGGCGGCGGGCGCCATCACCCGGGACACCAACAGCATCGCCATCGTGCTCTCGGAGTCCGACGGGCTGGTCCGGGCGTTCAAGGGCGGGAAACTGCTCCTCGAACTGGACCCGGAGGAGTACTGA
- a CDS encoding 30S ribosomal protein S4, giving the protein MTTGNSTKRYETPNHPYQGERIAQESDLLGRYGLKNKEELWRAQSELRDYRREARRLIGDAQGDVEVAGEAGEEFVDRLRRYGILSENDGITEVLSLDVTDVLERRLQTVAYRKGVGHTPKQARQFIVHGHVTVDDARVTRPSYQVPTAEEDFVSFDETSPLADELHPERAEGQ; this is encoded by the coding sequence ATGACGACCGGCAACTCCACCAAGCGATACGAGACGCCGAACCACCCGTACCAGGGCGAGCGCATCGCACAGGAGTCGGACCTGCTCGGTCGCTACGGCCTGAAGAACAAGGAGGAACTCTGGCGCGCGCAGTCGGAACTGCGCGACTACCGCCGCGAGGCCCGGCGCCTCATCGGCGACGCGCAGGGCGACGTCGAGGTCGCGGGCGAGGCCGGCGAGGAGTTCGTCGACCGCCTGCGCCGCTACGGCATCCTGAGCGAGAACGACGGGATCACCGAGGTGCTGTCGCTCGACGTCACCGACGTGCTCGAGCGCCGCCTCCAGACGGTCGCCTACCGCAAGGGCGTCGGCCACACGCCCAAGCAGGCGCGCCAGTTCATCGTCCACGGCCACGTGACCGTCGACGACGCGCGCGTCACGCGGCCGTCCTACCAGGTACCGACCGCCGAGGAGGACTTCGTCTCCTTCGACGAGACGAGCCCCCTCGCGGACGAACTCCACCCCGAACGCGCGGAGGGTCAGTAA
- a CDS encoding 30S ribosomal protein S11 yields the protein MSESENTPQGEGTWAIANVFASFNNTLITVTDVTGAETLVKSSGGAVVKQNRDEASPYAAMQMAEGVAEDLLAQGIEGVHVRVRGPGGNAQKSPGPGSQATIRALARAGLEIGRIEDVTPIPHDGTRAPKKNRL from the coding sequence ATGAGCGAATCAGAGAACACGCCACAGGGCGAGGGCACGTGGGCCATCGCCAACGTCTTCGCATCGTTCAACAACACGCTCATCACCGTCACGGACGTCACGGGTGCCGAGACGCTCGTGAAGTCCTCCGGCGGCGCCGTCGTGAAGCAGAACCGCGACGAGGCGTCGCCGTACGCCGCGATGCAGATGGCCGAGGGGGTCGCCGAGGACCTGCTCGCCCAGGGCATCGAGGGCGTCCACGTCCGCGTGCGCGGCCCCGGCGGGAACGCACAGAAGTCCCCCGGGCCGGGCTCGCAGGCGACCATCCGGGCGCTCGCGCGCGCCGGGCTTGAGATCGGCCGCATCGAGGACGTGACTCCCATCCCGCACGACGGCACGCGGGCGCCGAAGAAGAACCGGCTGTAA
- the purD gene encoding phosphoribosylamine--glycine ligase, whose amino-acid sequence MTETVLLVGGGGREHAIARALADDCNLFACASNRNPGIAALADGFETAGERDADGIVSYAGQVGADLAVVGPESALEAGVADALDDAGVYTFGPRAAEARLETDKAFQRRFMRGESIPGCPGFETFEDAGAAAAYVEEVGEAGDDVAVKPIGLTGGKGVRVTGDQVTHGEAAEYVRGSDHDQWVVEERLIGEEFTVQAFVANGELRVTPAVQDHKRAYEGDEGPNTGGMGSYSDTGRTLPFMTESDYGDAVAVLEAVVDALPDYKGVLYGQFMLGADGPKVVEFNARFGDPEATNTLPALETPFLDVLTAARDGDPLPELSFSGEATVCKYAVPAGYPTDPEAGARIEVDEEAAGEALLFYASVDERDDGLYTTTSRSFAVVGRGDSIAAAEEEAESALAAAGEGFHVRHDIGTADLVRRRIDHTEELRGE is encoded by the coding sequence ATGACCGAGACGGTGCTGCTCGTGGGCGGCGGCGGCAGGGAGCACGCCATCGCCCGCGCGCTGGCCGACGACTGCAACCTCTTCGCGTGCGCGAGCAACCGCAACCCCGGCATCGCCGCCCTGGCGGACGGCTTCGAGACGGCGGGCGAGCGCGACGCCGACGGCATCGTCTCGTACGCCGGGCAGGTCGGCGCCGACCTGGCGGTCGTCGGCCCGGAGTCCGCCCTCGAAGCGGGCGTGGCGGACGCGCTGGACGACGCGGGGGTCTACACGTTCGGCCCTCGGGCCGCCGAGGCGCGACTGGAGACCGACAAGGCGTTCCAGCGCCGGTTCATGCGCGGGGAGTCGATCCCAGGCTGTCCCGGCTTCGAGACGTTCGAGGACGCCGGGGCCGCGGCCGCGTACGTCGAGGAGGTCGGCGAAGCCGGGGACGACGTCGCGGTGAAACCGATCGGGCTCACCGGCGGCAAGGGCGTCCGCGTCACGGGCGACCAGGTGACCCACGGGGAGGCGGCCGAGTACGTTCGGGGGAGCGACCACGACCAGTGGGTGGTGGAGGAGCGCCTGATCGGCGAGGAGTTCACGGTGCAGGCGTTCGTGGCGAACGGCGAGTTACGCGTCACCCCCGCGGTCCAGGACCACAAGCGGGCCTACGAGGGCGACGAGGGGCCGAACACCGGCGGGATGGGGAGCTACTCCGACACCGGCCGGACGCTCCCGTTCATGACCGAGTCCGACTACGGGGACGCGGTCGCGGTGCTCGAGGCGGTCGTCGACGCCCTCCCCGACTACAAGGGCGTCCTCTACGGGCAGTTCATGCTCGGCGCGGACGGGCCGAAGGTCGTCGAGTTCAACGCCCGCTTCGGCGACCCGGAGGCGACGAACACGCTGCCCGCCCTCGAGACGCCGTTCCTCGACGTGCTGACCGCGGCGCGCGACGGCGACCCGCTCCCGGAGCTTTCGTTCTCCGGCGAGGCGACCGTCTGCAAGTACGCCGTCCCGGCCGGCTACCCGACCGACCCGGAGGCGGGCGCGCGCATCGAGGTCGACGAGGAGGCGGCGGGGGAGGCGCTCCTCTTCTACGCCAGCGTCGACGAGCGCGACGACGGCCTGTACACGACGACGTCGCGCTCGTTCGCGGTCGTCGGCCGCGGCGACTCCATCGCGGCGGCCGAGGAGGAGGCGGAGTCGGCGCTGGCGGCCGCGGGCGAGGGGTTCCACGTCAGACACGACATCGGGACCGCCGACCTGGTCCGGCGGCGGATCGACCACACGGAAGAACTGCGCGGCGAGTAA
- a CDS encoding 50S ribosomal protein L18e, with amino-acid sequence MSSSKTNPRLQNLIAELKSVARSSDAAVWQDVADRLEKPRRTHAEVNLGRIERYANEDETVVVPGKVLGSGVLRKDVTVAAVDFSGTAETKIDQAGRAMTLEEALSNNPSGSDVRVIR; translated from the coding sequence ATGAGTAGTAGCAAGACCAATCCGAGACTTCAGAACCTCATCGCCGAACTGAAGTCGGTCGCGCGCTCGTCCGACGCAGCCGTCTGGCAGGACGTCGCCGACCGGCTCGAAAAGCCGCGGCGCACGCACGCGGAGGTCAACCTCGGCCGCATCGAGCGGTACGCGAACGAGGACGAGACCGTCGTCGTGCCGGGCAAGGTGCTCGGCTCGGGCGTGCTCCGCAAGGACGTCACCGTCGCCGCCGTCGACTTCTCCGGCACCGCCGAGACGAAGATCGACCAGGCCGGCCGGGCGATGACGCTAGAGGAAGCGCTGTCGAACAACCCCAGCGGATCCGACGTACGGGTGATCCGATAA
- a CDS encoding 30S ribosomal protein S9, with product MVTNTSGKKKTAVARATVREGEGRVRIDSEPVELAEPEQSRLKMLEPFRIAGEDLRSRVDIDVTVNGGGYAGQADAARTAIARGLVEFLNDAELRDAFMEFDRSLLVNDSRQSEPKKWGGPGARARYQKSYR from the coding sequence ATGGTAACGAACACGTCAGGGAAGAAGAAGACGGCCGTCGCCCGCGCCACGGTGCGCGAGGGCGAGGGTCGCGTCCGCATCGACTCCGAGCCAGTCGAGCTCGCCGAGCCGGAGCAGTCCCGCCTCAAGATGCTGGAGCCGTTCCGCATCGCGGGCGAGGACCTCCGATCGCGAGTCGACATCGACGTAACCGTCAACGGCGGCGGCTACGCCGGGCAGGCCGACGCCGCCCGCACCGCCATCGCGCGGGGGCTCGTCGAGTTCCTCAACGACGCCGAACTCCGCGACGCGTTCATGGAGTTCGACCGCTCGCTGCTCGTGAACGACTCGCGACAGTCCGAGCCGAAGAAGTGGGGCGGGCCCGGCGCGCGTGCCCGCTACCAGAAGTCGTACCGCTGA
- a CDS encoding DNA-directed RNA polymerase subunit K — protein sequence MSGNSPITRYNRYEKARILGARALQLAYGAPVLIESDQSEPILIAAEEYDAGVLPFTVRREGK from the coding sequence ATGAGCGGGAACAGCCCGATCACCCGGTACAACCGGTACGAGAAGGCCCGCATCCTCGGGGCGCGCGCCCTGCAGCTCGCGTACGGCGCGCCGGTGCTCATCGAGAGCGACCAGTCCGAGCCGATCCTCATTGCGGCCGAGGAGTACGACGCGGGGGTCCTGCCGTTCACGGTCAGGCGGGAGGGGAAATGA
- a CDS encoding 30S ribosomal protein S13 — translation MSAEEPEDASDGEEEEDLQYFVRIGQTDLDGTKSVERSLTEMKGIGQRTARLVAETADVDRTATFGLLGEEEIDGVVDVVENLEDHVPSWMVNRQKDFFTGETTHRTGGDLQEKRRHDINRMKMIDSYKGVRHKRGQKVRGQRTKSTGRSEGTIGVNVEEIREEAAEEAAAEEEEGDLE, via the coding sequence ATGAGTGCAGAAGAACCAGAGGACGCGTCAGACGGCGAGGAGGAGGAGGACCTCCAGTACTTCGTCCGGATCGGCCAGACCGACCTGGACGGGACCAAGTCCGTCGAACGCAGCCTCACGGAGATGAAGGGTATCGGCCAGCGGACGGCGCGACTCGTCGCCGAGACCGCCGACGTGGACCGTACGGCCACGTTCGGACTGCTCGGCGAGGAGGAGATCGACGGCGTCGTCGACGTCGTCGAGAACCTCGAGGACCACGTCCCGTCGTGGATGGTCAACCGGCAGAAGGACTTCTTCACCGGCGAGACCACCCACAGGACGGGCGGTGACCTCCAGGAGAAGCGTCGCCACGACATCAACCGCATGAAGATGATCGACTCCTACAAGGGAGTCCGACACAAGCGCGGACAGAAGGTCCGCGGTCAGCGGACCAAGTCCACGGGGCGGTCCGAGGGCACCATCGGCGTCAACGTCGAGGAGATCCGCGAGGAGGCGGCCGAGGAGGCCGCCGCCGAGGAAGAGGAGGGTGACCTCGAATGA
- a CDS encoding M48 family metalloprotease, translated as MPDRRLQARMLVSGAILFGFYVLLAKFVLVPLFGLGVAVAGSGLLVVGQYVLGKKLALWRVDARELSREEYPEVYDRFERLCADREFPRPELLVGEMGTPNAFAVGRRGAGVVVVSELMLELLDPDEVEAVLAHELAHVDNRDVVMLLLGQSVATLVGLTVFFVVDLLADEVPGGFLVAWVVSVLAQLLVMTFVFAISRYREFVADREAAEATDPATMASALATIEAVGTHERAADVDDSVAALCIFGGKRGLLAALFSTHPSTEKRIAKLDAMMD; from the coding sequence ATGCCAGACAGACGACTCCAGGCCCGGATGCTGGTCTCCGGCGCGATCCTGTTCGGATTCTACGTCCTGCTCGCGAAGTTCGTGCTCGTCCCCCTGTTCGGACTGGGCGTCGCCGTCGCGGGAAGCGGCCTCCTCGTCGTCGGCCAGTACGTCCTCGGGAAGAAACTCGCCCTCTGGCGTGTCGATGCGAGGGAACTCTCCCGCGAGGAGTACCCCGAGGTGTACGATCGGTTCGAGCGACTCTGTGCCGACCGGGAGTTCCCCCGACCGGAACTGCTGGTCGGCGAGATGGGCACGCCCAACGCGTTCGCCGTCGGCCGGCGGGGCGCCGGCGTGGTCGTCGTCAGCGAACTCATGCTCGAACTGCTCGACCCCGACGAGGTGGAGGCGGTGCTCGCACACGAACTGGCCCACGTCGACAACCGCGACGTCGTGATGCTGCTGCTCGGCCAGTCGGTCGCGACGCTGGTCGGACTCACCGTCTTCTTCGTCGTGGACCTGCTCGCCGACGAGGTGCCGGGCGGGTTCCTCGTCGCGTGGGTCGTCTCCGTGCTCGCCCAGCTGCTCGTGATGACCTTCGTCTTCGCGATCTCGCGCTACCGGGAGTTCGTCGCCGACCGCGAGGCCGCCGAGGCGACCGACCCCGCGACGATGGCGTCGGCGCTCGCGACCATCGAGGCGGTCGGGACCCACGAGCGGGCGGCCGACGTCGACGACTCGGTCGCAGCGCTGTGCATCTTCGGCGGGAAGCGAGGGCTCCTCGCGGCGCTGTTCTCGACGCACCCGTCGACCGAGAAGCGGATCGCGAAACTCGACGCGATGATGGACTGA
- a CDS encoding DNA-directed RNA polymerase subunit D, with protein MADEFDVEVVARDDRSASLLVRGLTPAVANGIRRSVLAEVPTFSIDTVRFVENTSVMFDEMVALRLGLVPLTTPLDDYEIGETVTVALDVEGPATAYSGDIETSDERVVPADENVPIIELKDGQRLEFEADAVLDTGKNHAKHQAGVGIGYRHLQRVEVVGDAGEFEDEEPRILRGVIETEDGEYVHTDEFDADLTNRYPGKELEVTDVPDAFVFNVESDGSQDVDELILRAVESLQDRADELATKVAV; from the coding sequence ATGGCAGACGAATTCGACGTGGAGGTAGTCGCCCGGGACGACCGCTCGGCGAGCCTGCTCGTGCGGGGGCTCACGCCCGCCGTCGCGAACGGCATCCGGCGGAGCGTCCTCGCGGAAGTGCCGACGTTCTCCATCGACACCGTCCGGTTCGTGGAGAACACGTCGGTGATGTTCGACGAGATGGTGGCGCTCCGGCTCGGGCTCGTCCCGCTGACGACGCCGCTCGACGACTACGAGATCGGTGAAACCGTCACCGTCGCGCTCGACGTCGAGGGACCGGCGACGGCTTACTCGGGCGACATCGAGACGTCCGACGAGCGCGTCGTGCCCGCCGACGAGAACGTCCCCATCATCGAACTGAAGGACGGCCAGCGCCTCGAGTTCGAGGCCGACGCCGTCCTCGACACGGGGAAGAACCACGCCAAGCATCAGGCGGGCGTGGGCATCGGCTACCGCCACCTGCAGCGGGTGGAGGTCGTCGGCGACGCCGGCGAGTTCGAGGACGAGGAGCCCCGCATCCTCCGCGGCGTCATCGAGACGGAGGACGGCGAGTACGTCCACACGGACGAGTTCGACGCCGACCTCACGAACCGCTACCCCGGCAAGGAACTGGAGGTGACCGACGTCCCCGACGCGTTCGTCTTCAACGTGGAGTCGGACGGCTCCCAGGACGTCGACGAACTGATCCTCCGCGCGGTCGAGTCGCTGCAGGACCGCGCGGACGAACTGGCAACGAAGGTCGCAGTCTGA
- a CDS encoding thioredoxin domain-containing protein, whose product MTDPTARNRLDEEASPYLRQHADNPVNWQPWDEAALEAARERDVPLFLSVGYSACHWCHVMEEESFEDDAVAEVLNDSFVPVKVDREERPDLDRVYQTVCQLVSGRGGWPLSVWLTPEGEPFYVGTYFPREGRRGMPGFLDVCRNVADSWADPEQRAEMENRAEQWTAAVTDELEETGSADEPAGVETADGADATPDGTDPGTPPGDELLDDATTAAVRSADPEHGGFGHGGPKFPQPERIDLLLRSSARSGREEPLDAALRALDAMANGGLYDHVGGGFHRYCTDREWVVPHFEKMLYDNAELPRVYLDAYRLTGRTRYAVVAQETLAFVSRELTHPDGGFYATLDADSGEGEGAYYVWTPDAVREAVDDDLTADLLCDRYGVSRSGNFEGGRSVLTVSTDVETLAAEYDLDEDEVRGRLTDGRLDMLEARSERERPPRDEKVLPGWNGLMISAFAAGGWALGEGLATHATDALSFVREHLWDGERLSRRYIDGDVKGQGYLEDYAFLARGAFDTYGLTGDVTHLSFALDLARVIREAFYDADAGTVYATPADGEELVARPQEPTDQSTPSSLGVATSLLLDLHGFAPDEGFEDVAADVLATYDSRVRASPLEHATLAMTAAKRARGPLELTLAADELPAEWRDTVGGRYLPGAVVAPRPADEAGLDGWLGELGLSEAPPVWANRGARDGEPTAYVCENYTCSPPNHELRAALEWASEREE is encoded by the coding sequence ATGACCGATCCGACGGCGCGGAACAGGCTGGACGAGGAGGCCAGCCCGTACCTCCGCCAGCACGCCGACAACCCCGTCAACTGGCAGCCGTGGGACGAGGCGGCCCTCGAGGCCGCGCGGGAGCGTGACGTCCCGCTGTTCCTCTCGGTCGGCTACTCCGCTTGCCACTGGTGTCACGTGATGGAGGAGGAGTCGTTCGAGGACGACGCCGTCGCCGAGGTGCTGAACGACTCGTTCGTCCCCGTGAAGGTGGACCGCGAGGAGCGCCCCGACCTCGACCGGGTGTACCAGACGGTCTGCCAGCTGGTGAGCGGCCGCGGCGGCTGGCCGCTCTCCGTCTGGCTCACGCCCGAGGGGGAGCCGTTCTACGTCGGGACGTACTTCCCGAGGGAGGGCCGGCGGGGGATGCCCGGCTTCCTCGACGTCTGCCGGAACGTCGCCGACTCGTGGGCCGACCCGGAGCAGCGCGCCGAGATGGAGAACCGGGCCGAGCAGTGGACCGCAGCCGTGACCGACGAACTGGAGGAGACGGGGTCCGCGGACGAACCCGCGGGCGTCGAGACCGCCGACGGCGCGGACGCGACGCCGGACGGAACTGACCCCGGAACTCCGCCCGGGGACGAACTCCTCGACGACGCGACGACCGCGGCGGTTCGGAGCGCCGACCCCGAACACGGCGGGTTCGGTCACGGGGGCCCGAAGTTCCCGCAGCCGGAACGGATCGACCTCCTCCTGCGTTCGTCCGCGCGCTCGGGCCGCGAGGAGCCGCTCGACGCGGCGCTCCGGGCGCTCGACGCGATGGCGAACGGCGGGCTCTACGACCACGTCGGCGGCGGCTTCCACCGCTACTGCACCGATCGCGAGTGGGTCGTCCCCCACTTCGAGAAGATGCTGTACGACAACGCGGAGCTCCCGCGGGTCTACCTCGACGCCTACCGGCTCACCGGCCGAACCCGGTACGCCGTCGTCGCCCAGGAGACGCTCGCGTTCGTGTCGCGGGAGCTCACCCACCCCGACGGCGGGTTCTACGCCACGCTCGACGCGGACTCCGGGGAGGGCGAGGGTGCCTACTACGTCTGGACGCCCGACGCCGTCCGCGAGGCAGTCGACGACGACCTCACGGCGGACCTGCTGTGTGACCGCTACGGCGTGAGCCGGTCCGGGAACTTCGAGGGCGGACGGTCCGTGCTCACGGTCTCGACCGACGTCGAGACGCTGGCCGCCGAGTACGACCTCGACGAGGACGAGGTACGCGGCCGGCTGACGGACGGTCGGCTCGACATGCTCGAGGCGCGTTCCGAGCGGGAGCGCCCCCCGCGGGACGAGAAGGTGCTCCCCGGGTGGAACGGGCTGATGATCTCGGCGTTCGCCGCGGGCGGGTGGGCGCTCGGCGAGGGGCTCGCGACGCACGCGACGGACGCGCTCTCGTTCGTCCGCGAGCACCTCTGGGACGGCGAGCGGCTCTCCCGGCGGTACATCGATGGGGACGTGAAGGGCCAGGGGTACCTCGAGGACTACGCGTTCCTCGCCCGGGGCGCGTTCGACACCTACGGGCTGACCGGCGACGTGACGCACCTCTCGTTCGCGCTCGATCTCGCGCGAGTGATCCGCGAGGCGTTCTACGACGCCGACGCGGGCACCGTCTACGCGACGCCGGCAGACGGCGAGGAGCTGGTGGCGCGACCCCAGGAGCCGACGGACCAGTCGACGCCCTCCAGCCTCGGCGTGGCGACGTCGCTGCTGCTCGACCTCCACGGGTTCGCCCCCGACGAGGGGTTCGAGGACGTCGCGGCCGACGTGCTCGCGACCTACGACTCGCGGGTCCGCGCGAGTCCGCTCGAACACGCGACCCTCGCGATGACGGCCGCCAAGCGTGCCCGGGGTCCGCTCGAACTGACGCTCGCCGCCGACGAACTGCCGGCCGAGTGGCGCGACACCGTCGGGGGTCGCTACCTCCCGGGGGCGGTCGTCGCCCCCAGGCCCGCCGACGAGGCGGGGCTCGACGGCTGGCTCGGCGAGCTAGGGCTGTCGGAGGCGCCGCCGGTGTGGGCGAACCGCGGCGCCCGCGACGGCGAGCCGACCGCGTACGTCTGCGAGAACTACACGTGCTCGCCGCCGAACCACGAGCTGCGGGCGGCCCTCGAATGGGCGAGCGAGCGGGAGGAGTGA
- a CDS encoding DNA-directed RNA polymerase subunit N yields MMIPVRCFTCGTVIGEHWEEFKARAREGEEDPGEVLDDLGVDRHCCRRMMISHTDLVDVVSPYQ; encoded by the coding sequence ATGATGATTCCAGTCCGGTGTTTCACGTGCGGCACGGTCATCGGTGAACACTGGGAGGAGTTCAAGGCCCGCGCCCGCGAGGGCGAGGAGGACCCCGGCGAGGTGCTCGACGACCTCGGGGTCGACCGGCACTGCTGCCGCCGGATGATGATCTCGCACACCGACCTGGTGGACGTCGTCTCCCCCTACCAATGA
- a CDS encoding 50S ribosomal protein L13, giving the protein MSLAEFDADVVVDARDCIMGRVASEVAQRALAGERVAVVNAERAVITGNTEATMETYRKRAEIGSDRGPNYPKRPDRIFKRSIRGMVPYKKPRGREAFENVRVYVGNPFEKGAATVSPRGDGEAVEAEILEGTSLDRLSNIKFTTLGEISEALGAKVTW; this is encoded by the coding sequence ATGAGCCTCGCCGAGTTCGACGCCGACGTCGTCGTCGACGCGCGGGACTGCATCATGGGTCGGGTCGCCTCCGAGGTCGCCCAGCGCGCGCTCGCCGGCGAGCGCGTCGCCGTGGTGAACGCCGAGCGGGCGGTCATCACCGGCAACACGGAGGCCACGATGGAGACGTACCGCAAGCGCGCGGAGATCGGCTCCGATCGCGGCCCGAACTACCCGAAGCGGCCGGACCGCATCTTCAAGCGGTCCATCCGCGGGATGGTCCCGTACAAGAAGCCGCGCGGCCGCGAGGCGTTCGAGAACGTCCGCGTGTACGTGGGCAACCCCTTCGAGAAGGGGGCGGCGACCGTGTCGCCCCGCGGCGACGGCGAGGCCGTCGAGGCCGAGATCCTGGAGGGGACCTCGCTGGACCGCCTGTCGAACATCAAGTTCACGACCCTCGGTGAGATCTCCGAGGCACTTGGAGCCAAGGTCACATGGTAA